From a single Dendropsophus ebraccatus isolate aDenEbr1 chromosome 8, aDenEbr1.pat, whole genome shotgun sequence genomic region:
- the LOC138799025 gene encoding T-box transcription factor TBX1-like, which translates to MTQFRSTASTGRWPRFGTHFRRVERNRKKMAVCISNMRNPAATARKPAKHVTLPNRKSKCKEKGKDREAIRQTCVETEGSWWRDAALQAEPNAHTVPSACFGSPDIAPWTPSILDVPRLPQTDVTGKNPALRGIMVSLETATLWETFNSLGTEMIVTKAGRRMFPLFQVRIWGMDPTAEYSLLLDFLPVGDKRYRYAFHSSSWLVSGTADPAPPGRLHFHPDSPARGSHWMRQTVSFDRLKLTNNAQDMRGHIILNSMHRYQPRLHILLSDRHQGGEARAAQNFVSFIFPETQFTAVTAYQNHRITQLKIASNPFAKGFRDVDGDEWLFSRIPGPVNIHVKDSPERWHNVESHSALCTETHFMHPTEP; encoded by the exons ATGACGCAGTTCCGGTCCACGGCCTCCACCGGAAGATGGCCGCGATTTGGAACGCACTTCCGGCGTGTGGAACGCAACCGGAAGAAGATGGCCGTCTGCATCAGTAACATGAGGAACCCTGCTGCAACAGCAAGGAAACCGGCAAAACACGTCACG CTGCCAAACAGAAAATCAAAATGTAAGGAGAAAGGAAAAGACAGAGAGGCCATCAGGCAGACGTGTGTGGAGACGGAGGGATCTTGGTGGAGAGATGCTGCCCTGCAGGCCGAGCCAA ATGCGCACACTGTTCCTTCCGCCTGTTTTGGATCTCCTGACATTGCTCCTTGGACGCCAAGCATTTTAGATGTTCCTCGCCTTCCTCAGACCGACGTTACTGGGAAGAACCCTGCCCTGCGTGGCATCATGGTCAGCCTGGAGACGGCCACCCTCTGGGAAACGTTTAACAGTCTCGGAACAGAGATGATTGTGACCAAAGCGGGAAG AAGAATGTTTCCACTCTTCCAAGTTCGTATTTGGGGAATGGACCCCACTGCGGAGTATTCCCTTCTTCTAGACTTCTTACCAGTAGGCGACAAAAGATACAG GTACGCTTTCCATTCCTCCTCCTGGCTGGTTTCAGGCACTGCAGATCCAGCTCCTCCAGGCCGTCTTCATTTCCACCCCGACTCGCCGGCACGAGGATCTCACTGGATGAGACAGACTGTCTCTTTTGACCGACTTAAGCTCACCAACAATGCACAGGATATGAGAGGACAT ATAATACTAAACTCGATGCATCGATACCAGCCGCGGCTCCATATCCTGCTCTCTGATCGCCATCAAGGCGGAGAGGCCCGCGCCGCACAGAACTTTGTATCGTTCATCTTTCCAGAGACACAGTTTACAGCTGTGACAGCGTATCAGAATCACAGA atcacacagctgaaGATCGCCAGCAACCCATTTGCCAAGGGTTTTCGAGATGTTGACGGAGATGAATGGTTATTCTCACGCATCCCAGGACCTGTCAATATACATGTTAAGGATTCTCCAGAAAG